A genome region from Carya illinoinensis cultivar Pawnee chromosome 2, C.illinoinensisPawnee_v1, whole genome shotgun sequence includes the following:
- the LOC122300811 gene encoding ankyrin repeat protein SKIP35-like produces MKAASVVGSQENRSEDPMFLEMETEINGIDSPRSDLEQGERSNVVFSRERPLVMKESRLSSGCCCSVKKLKSRMIATESEVGSHERLGQEKKLSRQDRIELGRSFQGAVSSHDWEHAESLIFLADPQTLNDALCITLDSIWFLSTKQELHGITGLIKKIISNGAYDFTRAALRTSFLASCVSACQSRTLSLADTVTVMAQRLHERLQECNGDEVLKAEAGAKVQKFTEWALKCIGFHSRCQGNKDRVSHSSAVEIQLQLSGFKTFLDLAGNQLTGKDFTEAFDAACFPLTLFSSSFDPGWATGISATAIQGLLGVLVEGGADNVNQCFLEASRFGSTELVRILLQIAQRNSLDVDVDLALGFASHYCKIGTMKCLVEEGNAIAFLGPLMRAAERGCLQVVEWFVKRQCRDMELCLALTAATSSSQVGIAAYLLPHVPQHVLAALSIEILKAAGERSGGSLDGVAFLLRSDFLGDPAATYAVADSIARSDDEAVAPELRSFLQENWSEAAFLDGQRQGQEHYMNLVRILKWGGSPICLRDLPGPLRVAIAYLPVYRECIEAGGLLMSQRLRGQFVEAVKRLGGGVLQEVNQGRELLAVLEHHLPPFLAQDFARGSI; encoded by the exons ATGAAGGCGGCGTCCGTGGTGGGGAGTCAGGAAAATAGAAGTGAGGACCCCATGTTTTTGGAAATGGAAACTGAAATAAATGGGATTGATAGTCCGAGGAGTGACTTAGAGCAAGGAGAGAGAAGTAATGTGGTGTTCTCTAGAGAAAGGCCTCTTGTAATGAAAGAATCCAGATTATCCAGTGGTTGTTGTTGCAGTGTCAAGAAGCTTAAATCCAGGATGATTGCAACAGAATCTGAGGTTGGAAGCCATGAGAGATTGGGGCAGGAGAAGAAGCTCAGTAGACAAGACAGGATTGAGTTGGGTCGGTCGTTTCAGGGTGCTGTGAGTTCTCATGATTGGGAGCATGCAGAGAGTTTGATCTTCTTGGCAGATCCACAAACCCTTAATGATGCCTTGTGCATAACACTGGACTCCATCTGGTTCCTGAGCACAAAGCAAGAGCTTCATGGGATAACGGGATTGATTAAGAAGATCATTTCAAATGGTGCTTATGACTTTACAAGAGCTGCTTTGAGGACTTCATTTCTTGCTTCATGCGTCTCTGCCTGCCAGAGCCGAACATTGAGTCTTGCTGATACAGTGACTGTGATGGCTCAAAG GTTGCATGAGCGTCTGCAGGAGTGTAATGGAGATGAGGTCTTGAAGGCAGAAGCTGGTGCTAAGGTTCAAAAGTTTACTGAATGGGCTCTGAAATGTATAGGTTTCCATTCACGTTGCCAAGGCAATAAGGATAGAGTGAGTCACAGCTCAGCTGTTGAGATCCAACTCCAGTTATCTGGTTTCAAGACATTTTTAGATCTTGCTGGCAACCAACTTACTGGGAAGGACTTTACAGAGGCCTTTGATGCAGCTTGCTTTCCCCTTACCCTCTTCTCTAGCTCATTTGATCCTGGGTGGGCAACTGGGATATCAGCAACTGCAATCCAAGGATTGCTGGGCGTGTTGGTTGAGGGTGGTGCAGACAATGTCAATCAGTGTTTCCTTGAAGCCTCACGGTTTGGGAGCACAGAACTTGTGCGCATTTTATTGCAG ATTGCCCAAAGAAACAGCCTGGATgttgatgttgaccttgctttGGGTTTTGCCTCCCACTACTGCAAGATCGGCACAATGAAATGTTTGGTGGAAGAGGGTAATGCCATTGCTTTCTTGGGCCCTTTGATGAGAGCTGCTGAGAGGGGTTGTCTGCAAGTTGTTGAGTGGTTTGTGAAAAGGCAATGCCGAGACATGGAGCTTTGTCTTGCCCTCACAGCTGCCACTTCAAGCAGTCAAGTAGGTATTGCTGCCTATCTTCTCCCTCACGTTCCTCAGCATGTCCTTGCAGCACTCAGCATCGAGATTCTCAAGGCTGCTGGTGAACGGAGTGGTGGGTCCCTTGATGGTGTAGCATTTCTCCTCCGCTCAGACTTCTTGGGTGATCCAGCAGCTACCTATGCTGTTGCAGACAGTATTGCAAGGTCTGATGATGAGGCTGTAGCGCCTGAGCTAAGGTCATTTCTTCAAGAGAATTGGTCAGAGGCAGCTTTCTTGGATGGACAAAGGCAAGGACAAGAACATTACATGAACCTTGTGAGGATTTTGAAGTGGGGTGGATCTCCTATATGCTTAAGAGATCTTCCAGGCCCTCTGAGGGTGGCAATTGCTTACCTGCCAGTTTATAGGGAATGTATCGAGGCAGGTGGCTTATTGATGTCCCAGAGGCTAAGAGGCCAGTTTGTTGAAGCAGTTAAAAGGCTTGGAGGAGGGGTGCTACAAGAGGTGAACCAGGGCAGAGAACTCCTGGCTGTTTTGGAGCATCATCTTCCTCCATTTTTGGCCCAAGATTTTGCCCGCGGATCtatatga